The following proteins are encoded in a genomic region of Pseudodesulfovibrio mercurii:
- a CDS encoding carbohydrate ABC transporter permease has product MREASLDKLKAFLTLLPSMILIGVFVYGFIGDTIWTSMTDWGGGTAMAFAPEKHFIGLENYIDLFTGFLGSGFRQDLVNAVYYSIMLLAGAVGLGMFIAILLDQKPRGEDLLRTIFLYPMSLSFIVSGTIWRWLLAPQGGVNVLPKYFGFEPLTFKWLSSQSAVLVFNWQDILRILLYIAAFILILVGVFMLRKNQAKAIKRCLLPGILIGGFVWLFGGIIPDALFMEEEHGFNLATLGIIIATVWQYSGYTMALYLAGFNGISQDLRDAAMLDGASNVAYYRHVAIPMLKPITISAVIILSHISLKMFDLIFAMTGPDNAATGHPALTMYLTTFRGNEFARGAAIAIVLFLVAAMFIVPYLVGQYRQQGRR; this is encoded by the coding sequence ATGCGGGAAGCCTCGCTCGACAAGTTGAAAGCGTTCCTGACGCTCCTGCCGTCCATGATCCTCATCGGCGTCTTCGTCTACGGGTTCATCGGCGACACCATCTGGACCTCCATGACCGACTGGGGCGGAGGGACCGCCATGGCCTTTGCCCCGGAAAAACATTTCATCGGCCTGGAGAACTATATCGACCTGTTCACCGGGTTCCTGGGCAGCGGATTCCGCCAGGACCTGGTCAACGCGGTCTACTATTCGATCATGCTCCTGGCCGGGGCCGTGGGACTGGGCATGTTCATCGCCATCCTGCTCGACCAGAAGCCCAGGGGCGAGGACCTGTTGCGGACCATCTTCCTCTATCCCATGTCCCTGTCGTTCATCGTCTCCGGGACCATCTGGCGCTGGCTGCTCGCCCCCCAGGGCGGGGTCAACGTCCTGCCCAAATATTTCGGCTTCGAGCCCCTGACCTTCAAGTGGCTGTCCAGCCAGTCGGCCGTCCTGGTCTTCAACTGGCAGGACATCCTGCGCATCCTGCTCTACATCGCGGCCTTCATCCTGATCCTGGTCGGCGTGTTCATGCTGCGCAAGAACCAGGCCAAGGCCATCAAGCGCTGCCTCCTGCCCGGCATCCTCATCGGGGGATTCGTCTGGCTGTTCGGCGGGATCATCCCCGACGCCCTGTTCATGGAGGAGGAGCACGGCTTCAACCTGGCCACGCTCGGCATCATCATCGCGACCGTCTGGCAGTATTCCGGCTACACCATGGCCCTGTACCTGGCCGGATTCAACGGCATTTCCCAGGACCTGCGCGACGCGGCCATGCTCGACGGCGCTTCCAACGTGGCCTACTACCGGCACGTGGCCATCCCCATGCTCAAGCCCATCACCATCTCGGCGGTGATCATCCTGTCGCACATCTCGCTGAAGATGTTCGACCTGATCTTCGCCATGACCGGTCCGGACAACGCGGCCACCGGCCATCCGGCCCTGACCATGTACCTGACCACCTTCCGGGGCAACGAGTTCGCTAGGGGCGCGGCCATCGCCATCGTCCTGTTCCTGGTGGCGGCCATGTTCATCGTGCCCTACCTCGTCGGCCAGTACCGGCAGCAGGGGAGGCGCTAG
- a CDS encoding carbohydrate ABC transporter permease gives MTARKLTLGNVFLYGTLVLLALFFLMPAYMAAVTALKMPSEINLPTAWEWPSVINWSSFSQAVDKLRPDFINSIILTICGTIGSTMLGSLNGYVFSKWKFKGSDVIFTLFLFGMFIPYQVILIPLFQTLRAMHLYGGLPGLILAHIVYGLPITSLIFRNFYAQIPTALIESARLDGAGFFSIYLRIVFPLSIPGFVVTSLWQFTQIWNEFLWGICLTRSTARPITVGLANLAGGQAVTWNLPMAGSILAALPVLAIYIFLGRYFIRGLLAGSVKE, from the coding sequence ATGACCGCCCGCAAGCTCACCCTCGGCAACGTGTTTCTCTACGGGACCCTGGTCCTGCTGGCGCTCTTCTTCCTCATGCCCGCCTACATGGCGGCCGTGACCGCGCTCAAGATGCCCTCGGAGATCAACCTGCCCACGGCCTGGGAATGGCCGTCGGTCATCAACTGGTCCAGCTTCTCCCAGGCCGTCGACAAGCTCAGGCCCGACTTCATCAACTCCATCATCCTGACCATCTGCGGGACCATCGGCTCGACCATGCTCGGGTCGCTCAACGGCTACGTCTTCTCCAAGTGGAAGTTCAAGGGTTCGGACGTGATCTTCACCCTGTTCCTGTTCGGCATGTTCATCCCGTACCAGGTCATCCTGATCCCGCTGTTCCAGACCCTGCGGGCCATGCACCTGTACGGCGGCCTGCCCGGCCTGATCCTGGCCCATATCGTCTACGGGCTGCCCATCACCTCGCTCATCTTCCGCAACTTCTACGCCCAGATACCGACCGCGCTCATCGAGTCGGCCCGGCTGGACGGCGCGGGCTTCTTCTCCATCTACCTGCGCATCGTCTTTCCCCTGTCCATCCCGGGTTTCGTGGTCACGTCCCTGTGGCAGTTCACCCAGATCTGGAACGAGTTCCTCTGGGGCATCTGCCTGACCCGGAGTACGGCCAGGCCCATCACCGTGGGGCTGGCCAACCTGGCCGGGGGCCAGGCCGTGACCTGGAACCTGCCCATGGCCGGTTCCATCCTGGCGGCGCTGCCGGTTTTGGCTATTTACATCTTCCTCGGGAGATACTTCATACGCGGACTTCTTGCGGGCTCTGTGAAGGAGTAG
- a CDS encoding tetratricopeptide repeat protein, translating to MGVLDDYPAILGVYSLQLAAEVGTGGTAARHDNITYWYARQLSPDQFEIQPLNAHHVPSGVRSILAELDFLRQYTPEPTYYRVHTVPALETLRRKIEMGQEAFVKGDLDEAERQFLKALMIDDKNVEANYGLGEVYSEKKDFDKLKKVLDTLLGLDEAFSFEFRQKFNSFGISLRKNGHYDESIRYYEKSLEIVDTDENVYFNLARVYYEKGHSDSCVSNLERALKINPAFVEAQKFLKYCQKHA from the coding sequence ATGGGAGTCTTGGACGATTATCCGGCCATTCTCGGCGTATACTCACTGCAACTCGCGGCCGAAGTGGGCACCGGCGGCACCGCGGCCCGGCACGACAACATCACCTACTGGTACGCTCGCCAGCTTTCCCCCGACCAGTTCGAGATTCAGCCCCTCAACGCCCATCACGTGCCCTCGGGCGTGCGCAGCATCCTCGCCGAGCTGGACTTCCTCCGACAGTACACCCCGGAGCCGACCTACTACCGGGTGCACACGGTCCCGGCCCTGGAGACCCTGCGCCGCAAGATCGAGATGGGCCAGGAGGCCTTCGTCAAGGGCGACCTGGACGAGGCGGAACGGCAGTTCCTCAAGGCCCTGATGATCGACGACAAGAACGTCGAGGCCAACTACGGCCTGGGCGAGGTCTATTCCGAGAAAAAGGACTTCGACAAGCTCAAGAAGGTCCTGGACACCCTGCTCGGCCTGGACGAGGCCTTCTCCTTCGAGTTCCGCCAGAAGTTCAACTCCTTCGGCATCTCCCTGCGCAAGAACGGCCACTACGACGAGTCCATCCGCTACTACGAGAAGTCCCTGGAGATCGTGGACACCGACGAGAACGTCTACTTCAACCTGGCCCGCGTCTACTACGAAAAGGGCCACAGCGACAGTTGCGTCAGCAACCTCGAACGGGCCCTGAAGATCAACCCCGCCTTTGTCGAGGCCCAGAAGTTCTTGAAATACTGTCAGAAACACGCCTAG
- a CDS encoding TadE/TadG family type IV pilus assembly protein, with protein sequence MLKNRKRSRRAGLAAVETALILPILFMLVMAVIEGGNAVYAWVTVQKAAQMGARFAATGRGADEGTRLDDIIAATEAGLTTLNQANIEISVRSWPDVQASGDGIDNDPGAPCQLAEVAVVYNYEPFTPLVSPLLPENIPLRGFDRKVNEPWKPCD encoded by the coding sequence ATGCTGAAGAACCGAAAGCGCTCCCGCCGCGCAGGGCTGGCCGCCGTGGAAACGGCCCTGATCCTGCCCATCCTGTTCATGCTGGTCATGGCCGTGATCGAGGGCGGCAACGCGGTCTACGCCTGGGTCACGGTGCAGAAGGCCGCCCAGATGGGCGCGCGCTTCGCGGCCACGGGCCGGGGCGCGGACGAAGGCACCCGCCTGGACGACATCATCGCGGCCACCGAGGCCGGGCTGACCACCCTGAACCAGGCCAACATCGAAATCTCCGTGCGCTCCTGGCCCGACGTCCAGGCCTCGGGCGACGGCATCGACAACGACCCCGGCGCGCCCTGCCAGCTGGCCGAGGTGGCCGTGGTCTACAACTACGAGCCCTTCACCCCCCTGGTCTCGCCCCTGCTGCCCGAAAACATCCCGCTCAGGGGGTTTGACCGCAAGGTCAACGAGCCCTGGAAGCCCTGCGACTAA
- a CDS encoding TadE/TadG family type IV pilus assembly protein, which produces MNPSRSSRRQPCRSPRRRGSTSAIMALLLPVLLGVAGIAVDMGNMYMTHTRLQAAVDAGALAGSLELPYDPDLSKGIVTQAVNDMVETNMEEAVVTEISAGTEIRSVKVTAQAEVRMLLMEVLGMADKTVEASAMAGFNKLEVVFVIDNSGSMKGTPIDLVKQASEELTDLLIPDGTTPDTKVGLVPFRGKIRLGEAVDGYAEGCVNADGSLNTGINEEFMDEYNALPYYYKRYITLDTCSDIPTVLPLSKNKSTIIAAIGSQTATGAASGTVISEGIKWGRNILTPDAPFTQAGSKEDFRKIMIVLTDGDTEDGECGGTYRATYRPNNYWTNAYYGMGVDTAHCNDGGVLNADMLSEAQLAKDAGIEIFSIRFGSSDTTDINLMKEIASSKAGTDDHYFDAPSVYDIPDIFKQIGKQLGWRLL; this is translated from the coding sequence ATGAACCCCTCACGTTCGTCGCGCAGACAACCATGCCGCTCCCCTAGGCGGCGGGGCTCCACCAGCGCCATCATGGCCCTGCTGCTGCCCGTGCTCCTCGGAGTGGCGGGCATCGCCGTGGACATGGGCAACATGTACATGACCCACACCCGGCTACAGGCGGCCGTGGACGCGGGCGCCCTGGCGGGCAGCCTCGAACTGCCCTACGACCCCGACCTGTCCAAGGGCATCGTCACCCAGGCCGTGAACGACATGGTCGAGACCAACATGGAAGAGGCCGTGGTCACGGAAATTTCGGCGGGCACCGAGATCCGCAGCGTCAAGGTCACGGCCCAGGCCGAGGTCAGGATGCTCCTCATGGAGGTCCTGGGCATGGCCGACAAGACCGTGGAGGCCAGCGCCATGGCGGGCTTCAACAAGCTCGAGGTGGTCTTCGTCATCGACAACTCCGGCTCCATGAAGGGCACGCCCATCGACCTGGTCAAGCAGGCCTCCGAGGAGCTGACCGACCTGCTCATTCCGGACGGGACCACGCCCGACACCAAGGTCGGCCTGGTGCCCTTCCGCGGCAAGATCCGCCTGGGCGAGGCCGTGGACGGCTACGCCGAGGGCTGCGTCAACGCGGACGGTTCCCTGAACACCGGCATCAACGAGGAGTTCATGGACGAGTACAACGCCCTGCCCTACTACTACAAGCGCTACATCACCCTGGACACCTGCTCGGACATCCCGACGGTCCTGCCCCTGAGCAAGAACAAGAGCACGATCATCGCGGCCATAGGTTCCCAGACCGCCACGGGCGCGGCCTCGGGCACGGTCATCTCCGAGGGCATCAAGTGGGGGCGGAACATCCTCACCCCTGATGCGCCCTTCACCCAGGCCGGGAGCAAGGAAGACTTCCGCAAGATCATGATCGTGCTGACCGACGGCGACACCGAGGACGGCGAATGCGGCGGCACCTACCGCGCCACCTACCGGCCCAACAACTACTGGACCAACGCCTACTACGGCATGGGCGTGGACACCGCCCACTGCAACGACGGCGGCGTGCTCAACGCGGACATGCTCAGCGAGGCGCAACTGGCCAAGGACGCGGGCATCGAGATATTCTCCATCCGCTTCGGCTCCTCGGACACCACCGACATCAACCTGATGAAGGAGATCGCCTCAAGCAAGGCGGGCACCGACGACCACTACTTCGACGCCCCGTCCGTGTACGACATCCCCGACATCTTCAAGCAGATCGGCAAGCAGCTGGGCTGGCGACTGCTCTAA
- a CDS encoding TadE/TadG family type IV pilus assembly protein: MRKRDVRRRGMAAVEFALLVPIMALLILLLMQGGNAMHTYSSLVEASREGARRVVTQGESSDVAALVAAVVADLDPDKLSTNVTTNPADNTVTVEVSYVYDIFGSQDGNGLFGNDEPLTFVAQTTMPLP; this comes from the coding sequence ATGAGAAAGAGAGACGTAAGGCGTCGGGGGATGGCCGCCGTGGAGTTCGCCCTGCTGGTTCCCATCATGGCGCTCCTGATCCTGCTTCTGATGCAGGGCGGCAACGCCATGCACACATACTCCTCCCTGGTGGAAGCCAGCCGCGAAGGCGCCCGGCGCGTGGTCACCCAGGGCGAGTCCTCCGACGTGGCGGCCCTGGTGGCCGCCGTTGTGGCCGATCTCGATCCCGACAAACTGTCCACCAACGTGACCACCAACCCCGCAGACAACACCGTCACAGTAGAGGTTTCCTATGTTTACGACATCTTCGGATCCCAGGACGGCAACGGACTGTTCGGCAACGATGAACCCCTCACGTTCGTCGCGCAGACAACCATGCCGCTCCCCTAG
- a CDS encoding sigma-54-dependent transcriptional regulator, whose protein sequence is MAEKILVVDDDRAFQGMLVEALADKGYVVETAASAEEGIKKAGAGRFDLILHDIQLPGMSGLEALRHLAEVSPGVDVIVMTGYGSKETGVTAMQQGAYDYFEKPFSLREMEVVVGRAMERRRLQEELAELKRHGGSSPLNNIIGHSAPMMAVKERISRVAELNADVLIMGETGTGKELVADTIHVLSARAKAPFVKINCAAIPENLIESELFGHEKGAFTGATSMKQGKFELAKGGSLMLDEIGDMPLHLQPKLLRAVEQKQAERVGGAKPIRYDVRIIAATNQELEERVRDGGFRSDLYYRLNVATLILPPLRERKSDLPQLAEFFLDRANRRLGTDIAGVSSEAMEIFFNYDWPGNVRQFANAVERAAIFCTSSRITPAEVDQAFSNTRPATDSGICVPTGEGLPLKQALTEYEKALIENALRACGGVQTEAATALGVSAKNLWNKLKKHDIDPVLFKK, encoded by the coding sequence GTGGCCGAGAAAATACTTGTGGTCGATGACGACCGTGCCTTCCAGGGCATGCTGGTCGAAGCGCTGGCCGACAAGGGCTATGTGGTGGAGACCGCGGCGAGCGCCGAGGAAGGCATAAAGAAGGCCGGGGCGGGGCGCTTCGATCTCATCCTGCACGACATCCAGCTGCCCGGCATGTCCGGGCTCGAGGCGCTCAGGCACCTGGCCGAAGTCTCCCCGGGCGTGGACGTCATCGTCATGACCGGCTACGGCTCCAAGGAGACAGGGGTCACGGCCATGCAGCAGGGGGCCTACGATTATTTCGAGAAGCCGTTCTCCCTGCGCGAGATGGAGGTGGTGGTCGGCCGGGCCATGGAGAGGCGCCGCCTCCAGGAGGAGCTGGCCGAGCTGAAACGGCACGGCGGGTCCAGCCCCCTGAACAACATCATCGGCCACAGCGCGCCCATGATGGCGGTCAAGGAGCGCATCAGCCGGGTGGCCGAACTGAACGCGGACGTGCTCATCATGGGCGAGACCGGTACCGGCAAGGAGCTGGTGGCCGATACCATCCACGTCCTGTCCGCCCGGGCCAAGGCCCCGTTCGTCAAGATCAACTGCGCGGCCATCCCGGAAAACCTCATCGAGTCGGAGCTGTTCGGCCACGAGAAGGGGGCCTTCACCGGGGCCACGAGCATGAAGCAGGGCAAGTTCGAGCTGGCCAAGGGCGGCTCGCTCATGCTCGACGAGATCGGCGACATGCCCCTGCACCTGCAACCCAAGCTGCTGCGCGCCGTGGAGCAGAAGCAGGCCGAGCGCGTGGGCGGGGCCAAGCCCATCCGCTACGACGTGCGCATCATCGCGGCCACCAACCAGGAGCTGGAGGAGCGGGTCCGGGACGGCGGGTTCCGCAGCGATCTATACTATAGACTGAATGTGGCCACCCTGATCCTGCCCCCCCTGCGCGAGCGCAAGTCCGACCTGCCGCAGCTGGCCGAGTTCTTCCTGGACCGGGCCAACAGACGGCTCGGCACGGACATCGCCGGGGTCTCGTCCGAGGCCATGGAGATATTCTTCAACTACGACTGGCCGGGCAACGTGCGCCAGTTCGCCAATGCCGTGGAGCGCGCGGCCATCTTCTGCACCTCCTCCCGGATCACCCCGGCCGAGGTGGACCAGGCCTTTTCCAATACCCGGCCCGCTACGGACAGCGGAATCTGCGTGCCCACGGGTGAGGGACTGCCCCTGAAACAGGCCCTGACCGAGTACGAGAAGGCCCTGATCGAAAACGCCCTCCGGGCCTGCGGCGGGGTCCAGACCGAGGCCGCCACCGCCCTGGGCGTGTCCGCCAAGAACCTCTGGAACAAGCTCAAGAAGCACGACATCGACCCGGTATTATTCAAGAAATAG
- a CDS encoding Flp family type IVb pilin: MTKLMNLIRDEEGATAIEYGLIAALIAAGIVAATSALGDQVVSTFDYITGQMSAATTTGS; this comes from the coding sequence ATGACCAAGCTGATGAACCTCATCCGTGACGAAGAAGGCGCTACCGCCATTGAGTACGGCCTGATCGCCGCCCTGATCGCCGCCGGTATCGTGGCCGCCACCTCCGCCCTGGGCGACCAGGTTGTGAGCACCTTCGACTACATCACCGGCCAGATGTCCGCCGCGACCACGACCGGTTCCTAG
- a CDS encoding A24 family peptidase, which translates to MDILIVIALATALVTATVTDIRNQRIYNWLTLPLILTGLVAHTVFGGFAGLKFSAAGFALGFAAMALPYFMGVMGAGDVKLMAGVGAWLGVEATFTAFLFTCIAGGVYALAVLAFHREILKRVLRNITATFSVFMASRKFDFAPVTAENAMPRLCYGVAIAVGTVVAMALFAWQTGSVYPGY; encoded by the coding sequence ATGGATATTCTGATCGTCATCGCACTCGCGACCGCCCTGGTGACGGCCACCGTCACCGACATCCGCAACCAGCGCATCTACAATTGGCTGACCCTCCCGCTCATCCTGACGGGACTGGTCGCGCACACCGTTTTCGGCGGTTTCGCCGGGCTGAAGTTTTCGGCCGCCGGTTTCGCCCTCGGGTTCGCGGCCATGGCCCTTCCGTATTTCATGGGCGTCATGGGTGCGGGCGACGTCAAGCTTATGGCCGGCGTCGGCGCATGGCTCGGCGTGGAAGCGACCTTCACCGCCTTCCTGTTCACCTGCATCGCGGGCGGCGTCTACGCCCTGGCCGTCCTCGCCTTCCATCGGGAGATTCTCAAGCGGGTCCTGCGCAACATCACGGCCACCTTTTCCGTGTTCATGGCCAGCCGGAAGTTCGACTTCGCCCCCGTCACTGCGGAAAACGCCATGCCGAGACTGTGCTACGGCGTGGCCATCGCCGTTGGAACCGTGGTCGCCATGGCCCTCTTCGCCTGGCAGACCGGGTCCGTGTACCCCGGCTATTAA